One stretch of Daphnia pulicaria isolate SC F1-1A chromosome 6, SC_F0-13Bv2, whole genome shotgun sequence DNA includes these proteins:
- the LOC124342152 gene encoding extensin-1-like, which yields MELNLIQNSTKRGANASNNLISAVPPVKRGQPPPSTAAAQPVGRGQPPTSTAAAQPVGRGQPSTSAATAPPVGRGQPPTSAATAPPVTSAATAPPVVGGQHPPPAAAAPPVGRGKPPTSAAAIAPPVVRGQHPPPAAAAPPVGRGKPPTSAAAIAPPVVRDQHPPAAAAAPPVGCGKPPTSVAAIAPPVVRGQHPPPAAAAPLVGRGQPPTSTAAIAPPVVSGQHPPPAAAAPPVGRGKPPTSAAAIAPPVVRGQHPPPAAAAPTVVRGQHPPPAAAAPPVVRGQHPPPAAAAPPVVHGQHPPPAAAAPPVVRGQHP from the exons atggaattgaatttaatacaaaacaGTACGAAAAGAGGAGCGAACGCCTCG AATAACTTAATTTCTGCTGTGCCGCCCGTCAAACGTGGCCAGCCTCCACCATCTACCGCTGCTGCACAGCCCGTCGGACGTGGCCAGCCTCCAACATCTACCGCTGCTGCACAGCCCGTCGGACGTGGCCAGCCTTCAACATCTGCCGCTACTGCTCCGCCTGTGGGCCGGGGCCAGCCACCTACATCAGCCGCTACTGCTCCGCCCGTTACATCAGCCGCTACTGCTCCGCCCGTGGTAGGTGGCCAACATCCGCcaccagcagctgctgctccaCCCGTGGGCCGTGGCAAACCACCAACATCCGCAGCTGCTATTGCTCCGCCCGTGGTACGTGGCCAACATCCGCcaccagcagctgctgctccgCCCGTGGGCCGTGGCAAACCACCAACATCCGCAGCTGCTATTGCTCCGCCCGTGGTACGTGACCAACatccgccagcagcagctgctgctccgCCCGTGGGCTGTGGCAAACCACCAACATCCGTAGCTGCTATTGCTCCGCCCGTGGTACGTGGCCAACATCCGCcaccagcagctgctgctccgCTCGTGGGCCGAGGACAACCACCAACATCCACAGCTGCTATTGCTCCGCCCGTGGTAAGTGGCCAACATCCGCcaccagcagctgctgctccgCCCGTGGGCCGTGGAAAACCACCAACATCCGCAGCTGCTATTGCTCCGCCCGTGGTACGTGGCCAACATCCGCcaccagcagctgctgctccgACCGTGGTACGTGGCCAACATCCGCcaccagcagctgctgctccgCCCGTGGTACGTGGCCAACATCCGCcaccagcagctgctgctccgCCCGTGGTACATGGCCAACATCCGCcaccagcagctgctgctccgCCCGTGGTACGTGGCCAACATCCATAA
- the LOC124344380 gene encoding uncharacterized protein LOC124344380: protein MAAAIAAAAAAAANAVPQQPIVNPPRAFKPYGSPPPFDLEAERDSFGVWEERWKIFLALSTIDEVLDAAARPAYKTNQLKSCLSTPTLQAVLSAGLTTVQLGDHEEIINLLRTRCNAGRNRHVWRHQFALCFQLPNQSADNWLCSLRDISRKCDFGQDCCARCEPTRILGQLISGVSDNAVRIKLLELGDALTLEQALTILRSAETSQLQAASLQQNDHAINAIRRSAYKSSKSPTRDNKQTRFAPDTKSNDRTSAPCRYCGGPQRHSTTQCPAFGKSCDNCGKDNHFASVCESDTDLQD from the coding sequence ATGGCCGCAGCCATCgccgccgcagcagcagccgcagccaATGCAGTTCCGCAACAACCAATAGTGAATCCACCCAGAGCATTTAAGCCTTATGGGTCACCACCACCCTTCGATCTGGAAGCTGAACGCGATTCATTCGGCGTATGGGAAGAAAGATGGAAGATATTTCTGGCTCTGTCAACCATCGACGAAGTACTCGACGCCGCCGCACGCCCCGCGTATAAGACGAACCAGCTTAAATCTTGCCTGTCAACCCCTACGTTGCAAGCTGTACTTTCTGCCGGACTCACGACTGTCCAACTGGGAGATCACGAGGAAATCATCAACCTACTCCGTACCCGCTGCAATGCGGGCCGGAACCGGCATGTCTGGCGTCATCAATTCGCATTATGTTTTCAGCTCCCAAACCAATCAGCAGACAACTGGCTATGCAGTCTCCGAGATATCAGCCGCAAGTGCGACTTCGGACAAGATTGTTGTGCCCGATGCGAACCGACGCGTATATTGGGCCAACTGATATCCGGCGTATCAGACAACGCCGTTCGCATAAAACTTCTAGAGCTCGGCGACGCACTCACCCTAGAGCAGGCACTAACAATCCTCCGATCGGCCGAAACATCCCAACTACAAGCTGCGTCTCTTCAACAAAACGATCATGCCATCAACGCTATCCGCCGCTCGGCCTACAAATCTAGCAAGTCACCTACGCGTGACAACAAACAGACACGTTTTGCCCCGGACACGAAATCTAACGACCGAACGTCAGCGCCATGCCGTTATTGTGGCGGGCCCCAACGACACAGCACAACTCAATGCCCGGCATTCGGGAAAAGCTGCGACAATTGCGGCAAAGACAATCACTTCGCGTCGGTGTGTGAGAGCGACACCGATCTTCAAGACTAA
- the LOC124342269 gene encoding uncharacterized protein LOC124342269: MRKVLHPWWPALLILLLVAIELCRCDRDACDIDDPTLKKLCRKVESQEKYQEKWVATNFKAEMVFRWYNANKDWLTAARLPRMMKRLLRRANALNPSESDDFADEQPAESAPAAPAAPSAELEAKLEQMTQKLGQMAVQLNQTQAQLRQIQQANRRTEAASASRIEDLNAIEIRVNASLTAQQERLKIQSNKTDESLRLVISSGEQMATRLSKTEKTLQSIKNNTGNCGCPAVKPSAGKNAAKSTEESGGSGESPRSSLSVSDDSIAKFQNDMEREIEQLKMKLQLTAGDLEKSINSIHVQSEGALRNFSSVYQEGMRSLASVLEDKVSVASTSSYDVITNATLAFGEDLQILRQAVSSSTAQIQFLIGQDMKSVRGLEEMRTGSRRHEANIQLLTTQLGDFRLQVQDQMNSIRTHFSQTVNEFYQKIVERQNSMGYRLSSVVDELSAVKSKVRNIPLQATAGASDQAGAADNDGDDQLLAPPPLDSR; encoded by the exons ATGCGGAAGGTTTTGCACCCGTGGTGGCCGGCCCTGCTGATCCTTTTGTTGGTGGCCATCGAGCTGTGCCGCTGCGACAGAGACGCCTGCGATATTGACGATCCGACGCTCAAAAAGCTTTGCCGCAAAGTCGAGAGTCAGGAAAAGTACCAGGAGAAATGGGTCGCCACCAATTTCAAAGCGGAAATG GTGTTTCGATGGTACAACGCCAACAAAGACTGGCTGACGGCCGCCCGATTGCCTCGCATGATGAAACGCTTACTCCGGCGGGCCAACGCTCTCAACCCGAGCGAAAGCGACGACTTTGCTGACGAACAGCCGGCCGAGTCGGCTCCTGCCGCCCCTGCGGCCCCGTCAGCCGAATTGGAAGCCAAACTGGAACAAATGACGCAGAAACTCGGACAAATGGCCGTCCAATTGAACCAGACTCAAGCCCAGTTGCGACAGATCCAGCAGGCCAACCGCCGAACGGAAGCGGCTTCGGCCAGCCGAATCGAAGACTTGAATGCCATAGAGATCCGGGTCAACGCCTCCCTGACGGCCCAGCAGGAACGCCTCAAGATTCAGAGCAACAAGACCGACGAATCTTTACGACTCGTCATCTCCAGCGGCGAGCAGATGGCCACTCGGCTCTCCAAAACCGAGAAAACACTGCAGTCAATCAAGAACAATACGGGCAATTGCGGCTGTCCGGCCGTCAAACCTTCGGCCGGTAAAAACGCGGCCAAAAGTACCGAGGAATCCGGGGGTTCGGGTGAATCGCCCAGATCTTCTTTGTCGGTCTCGGACGACAGCATCGCCAAATTCCAGAACGACATGGAACGCGAAATTGAGCAGTTGAAGATGAAACTTCAACTGACGGCCGGCGACCTGGAAAAGTCGATTAATTCCATACACGTCCAGAGCGAGGGAGCCTTGCGCAACTTCAGCTCCGTCTACCAGGAAGGAATGAGATCGTTGGCCAGCGTGCTGGAAGACAAGGTGTCGGTGGCGTCGACTTCGTCCTACGACGTCATCACCAACGCGACGCTGGCCTTTGGCGAGGACTTGCAGATCCT ACGGCAGGCCGTCTCCTCTTCAACGGCCCAAATTCAATTTCTCATCGGTCAGGACATGAAATCGGTCCGCGGGCTGGAAGAGATGAGAACGGGATCGCGCCGACACGAGGCTAACATCCAGCTGTTAACCACGCAATTAGGCGATTTCAGACTTCAAGTTCAAGACCAGATGAACAGCATTCGCACCCATTTCTCGCAAACGGTCAACGAGTTTTACCAGAAAATCGTCGAGCGCCAAAATTCCATGGGTTACCGGCTGAGTTCGGTCGTTGACGAACTGTCCGCCGTCAAAAGCAAAG ttCGCAATATTCCGCTGCAGGCGACAGCTGGCGCAAGCGATCAGGCAGGGGCCGCCGATAATGACGGTGATGATCAGTTACTGGCGCCTCCACCTTTAGATTCCCGCTGA
- the LOC124342270 gene encoding ras-related protein Ral-a-like, giving the protein MASKATKAAQPVVHKVIMVGSGGVGKSALTLQFMYDEFVEDYEPTKADSYRKKVMLDGEEVQIDILDTAGQEDYAAIRDNYFRSGEGFLCVFSITDDDSFQATQEFREQILRVKNDENISFLLVGNKCDLGERRKVSLEEAQNRAQQWGVPYIETSAKTREHVDKVFFDLMRDIRSRKMDETKTNPGKPKPARKKLKCAIL; this is encoded by the exons ATGGCTTCCAAAGCGACCAAAGCTGCTCAACCCGTGGTCCACAAAGTCATCATGGTGGGCAGCGGTGGTGTTGGCAAATCTGCCCTTACCCTTCAGTTCATGTACGACGAG TTTGTGGAAGACTACGAACCCACCAAAGCGGATTCGTACAGGAAGAAGGTGATGCTGGACGGCGAGGAAGTTCAGATCGACATATTGGACACGGCCGGTCAGGAGGACTACGCCGCCATTCGTGATAACTATTTCCGGAGCGGCGAAGGTTTCCTCTGCGTTTTTTCCATCACGGATGACGACAGCTTCCAGGCCACGCAGGAATTCAG GGAGCAAATTTTACGAGTTAAAAATGACGAAAACATCTCATTCCTGTTGGTCGGAAATAAATGCGACCTTGGCGAGCGGAGGAAAGTGTCGCTGGAAGAAGCTCAAAACCGCGCCCAGCAGTGGGGAGTGCCCTACATCGAGACTTCGGCCAAAACCAGGGAACATGTCGATaag GTGTTTTTCGACTTGATGCGCGACATCCGATCGCGGAAAATGGACGAGACGAAAACCAATCCAGGCAAGCCAAAACCGGCCAGGAAGAAACTCAAGTGCGCCATTCTTTAG